Proteins encoded within one genomic window of Nitrospirota bacterium:
- the hprK gene encoding HPr(Ser) kinase/phosphatase, whose product MKVTVEALTGTTTVLAGRAGLGREILSAQMTAPELSSPGSGRWTASSVMYLRPSQVIYLRSLPVNERILLARALVKQKPACILVSCGKICKELLDSASASKIPVLKSKNLPDLRRLLLDKLSPRTSLHGVLVRIFDLGTLIIGESAVGKSEAALDLVLRGHKLVADDIVILEKKNSEISGRPPEMSMDLLQIRGLGIIDIRALFGKSATIGACKIRLVVELEEWQKGHQYSLIGLRERRYRILGVNLPYLKLPVKPGRNMATLIEVAARNQMLKKSGIFTARDLDKKLRKKLTE is encoded by the coding sequence GTGAAGGTTACGGTCGAGGCATTGACGGGAACCACGACGGTACTTGCGGGACGCGCCGGTCTCGGCAGGGAGATCCTGTCGGCGCAGATGACGGCCCCTGAGCTTTCGTCGCCGGGTTCGGGGAGGTGGACCGCCTCGAGCGTCATGTATCTTCGTCCAAGCCAGGTCATCTACCTGCGGTCTCTTCCCGTGAACGAGCGGATCCTGCTTGCCCGTGCCTTGGTGAAACAGAAGCCGGCGTGCATTCTGGTCAGCTGCGGCAAAATCTGCAAAGAGCTTCTTGATTCGGCGTCAGCTTCGAAGATCCCAGTGCTCAAGAGCAAGAACCTGCCGGACCTTCGACGTCTTTTGTTGGATAAACTGTCGCCGAGAACCAGTCTTCATGGCGTGCTCGTGCGGATCTTTGATCTCGGTACGCTCATCATTGGAGAAAGCGCCGTCGGAAAGAGCGAGGCCGCACTCGACCTGGTGCTTCGCGGACACAAACTTGTCGCCGATGACATCGTAATCCTGGAAAAGAAGAACAGCGAGATCAGCGGCAGGCCGCCGGAAATGAGTATGGACCTGTTGCAGATCCGGGGGCTCGGGATCATCGACATCAGGGCGTTGTTCGGAAAATCGGCGACGATCGGCGCGTGCAAGATACGGTTGGTCGTGGAGCTGGAAGAGTGGCAGAAGGGGCATCAGTACAGCCTCATCGGTCTGCGCGAACGACGCTACCGGATCCTCGGGGTAAACCTGCCCTATCTGAAACTGCCGGTCAAGCCGGGCAGGAACATGGCTACGCTCATAGAAGTGGCTGCCAGAAATCAGATGTTGAAAAAAAGCGGCATCTTTACCGCACGGGACCTTGACAAAAAGCTCAGAAAGAAGCTCACGGAATGA
- a CDS encoding PTS sugar transporter subunit IIA, with protein sequence MPTIRDLLQDNLILEEIEAVDKRGVLREFARLLKSMNRVDDEEKLLCALLERESLGSTGIGDGVAIPHGKLPVGSEMIVAFGRSSKGVDFQSMDSKPVFLFFLLVTPEDKPGDHLKALARISRILKNPVLREGLRTAPHRLDLQRLIYQEDSKYPQPQAVLKK encoded by the coding sequence ATGCCGACGATTCGGGATTTATTACAGGATAACCTGATTCTTGAAGAGATTGAGGCAGTCGACAAAAGGGGGGTCCTCCGCGAATTTGCCCGGCTGCTCAAATCCATGAACAGGGTCGACGATGAAGAGAAACTTCTGTGCGCATTGCTCGAGCGCGAATCGCTCGGCAGCACCGGCATCGGCGACGGGGTGGCGATCCCGCACGGCAAGCTGCCCGTGGGTTCAGAGATGATCGTCGCGTTCGGCAGATCAAGCAAGGGGGTCGACTTCCAGTCCATGGACTCGAAACCGGTCTTTCTTTTTTTTCTGCTCGTGACGCCCGAAGACAAACCGGGAGATCACCTCAAGGCGCTGGCCCGGATATCCCGGATTTTAAAAAATCCTGTTTTACGGGAAGGCCTGAGAACGGCGCCCCATCGACTGGATCTTCAGAGGCTGATATATCAAGAGGACAGCAAATATCCGCAGCCGCAGGCCGTACTGAAAAAGTGA
- the raiA gene encoding ribosome-associated translation inhibitor RaiA, with the protein MQITVIGRHIEATEALKQYATEKLSRLEKYLPKNIQVVVTLSVVKKVHHIAEAVIKSNGLVIQASEETEEMYSAIDLLIAKLERRVRRYREKLIDHKHQSNKAESVATASASSHPEDRIPQIIRTKRFDLKPMQPEEAVMQMELLDKDFFIFANAGSGHVNVIYKRKDGNVGLIEPAQ; encoded by the coding sequence ATGCAGATTACCGTGATAGGAAGGCACATCGAGGCGACGGAAGCGCTCAAGCAGTACGCAACGGAGAAGTTAAGCAGGCTGGAAAAGTATCTTCCGAAGAACATTCAGGTGGTCGTTACCCTTTCGGTCGTAAAGAAAGTCCACCATATTGCCGAAGCAGTTATCAAATCAAATGGTCTGGTAATCCAGGCATCGGAAGAAACGGAAGAAATGTATTCGGCGATCGACCTCTTGATCGCGAAACTTGAGCGAAGGGTAAGACGGTATCGGGAAAAGCTGATCGACCACAAGCATCAAAGCAACAAGGCCGAGAGTGTTGCCACGGCGTCGGCATCGTCTCACCCCGAGGACCGTATCCCCCAGATCATTAGAACCAAGCGTTTTGATCTCAAGCCGATGCAGCCGGAAGAGGCTGTTATGCAGATGGAGCTTCTGGACAAGGATTTTTTCATCTTTGCGAACGCCGGCAGCGGTCATGTCAATGTCATCTACAAAAGAAAAGACGGGAATGTCGGACTCATTGAGCCTGCTCAATAA
- the rpoN gene encoding RNA polymerase factor sigma-54 translates to MEARLELKLQQKLIMTPQLQQAIKLLQLSRLELSQSVSQELIENPVLEEVSSEESGEELSSEEGEAVSETQTSAEKPFETATEQEGTQELKSDLELGPQWDEYLNEMGDGRDYGNAEADDKELPSYDQTLTRLPSLSDHLLWQLHLSASDPDLVKSGEWIIGNLDDDGYLRATLDELAQQSGESIREMERALDLIQGFEPLGIGARDLRECLLIQVKQLDLQGTLVEKIIQDHLGDLEKRKYPNIAKALNVTLQEVMEASQVIIHELEPKPGIPYLSDDTNYVVPDVYVIKVEDRYVVQLNDEGLPRVRINPYYRKLLSRNEVLDKVTKEYVEERMRSAQWLIKGMEQRNKTIYKVAESIVKFQGEFLDQGISHLRPMVLKDVAEDIGMHESTISRVTTHKFMHTPQGLFQMKYFFTTGFSDGTGTDISSLTVKDTIQKLIKEEDLGTPLKDQQIVDLLKERGVEIARRTVAKYREELRIPPTSVRKRTG, encoded by the coding sequence ATGGAAGCACGGCTTGAACTAAAACTGCAACAAAAGCTCATCATGACACCGCAGCTCCAGCAGGCCATCAAGCTGCTGCAATTGTCGCGTCTCGAACTGTCTCAGTCGGTCTCCCAGGAACTGATCGAGAATCCGGTCCTTGAAGAGGTGTCTTCCGAGGAGTCGGGGGAGGAACTCTCTTCAGAAGAAGGCGAGGCCGTATCCGAGACGCAAACGTCCGCGGAAAAGCCATTCGAGACTGCGACCGAGCAGGAAGGGACCCAGGAGCTTAAAAGCGATCTCGAACTCGGCCCCCAGTGGGATGAATATCTCAACGAGATGGGGGACGGCCGCGACTATGGCAATGCGGAAGCGGATGACAAAGAACTGCCTTCCTACGACCAGACCCTGACACGCCTCCCTTCGCTGAGCGACCACCTGCTGTGGCAGCTCCACCTTTCGGCATCGGACCCCGACCTGGTGAAGAGCGGAGAATGGATCATCGGCAACCTCGATGATGACGGCTATCTTCGCGCCACGCTCGACGAGCTCGCGCAGCAGTCCGGGGAGTCCATACGGGAGATGGAACGGGCGCTCGATCTTATCCAGGGCTTCGAACCCCTGGGTATCGGAGCGAGAGACCTCCGGGAATGCCTTCTGATCCAGGTGAAACAGCTCGACCTTCAGGGTACGCTCGTCGAGAAGATCATTCAAGACCACCTCGGAGACCTGGAGAAGAGAAAATATCCGAACATCGCCAAGGCCCTGAATGTAACGCTCCAGGAGGTTATGGAGGCGTCTCAGGTAATCATCCACGAACTGGAACCGAAGCCCGGCATACCTTACCTTTCCGATGATACCAACTACGTGGTGCCGGACGTATATGTGATCAAGGTAGAGGACCGCTACGTGGTGCAGCTTAACGACGAAGGGCTGCCGAGGGTCCGCATCAATCCCTATTACCGCAAGCTGCTCAGCCGGAATGAGGTCCTTGACAAGGTGACCAAGGAGTATGTCGAGGAGCGCATGCGCTCGGCCCAGTGGCTCATCAAGGGAATGGAGCAGCGAAACAAGACCATCTACAAGGTTGCCGAAAGCATCGTCAAGTTCCAGGGCGAATTTCTGGACCAGGGCATATCGCATCTGAGACCCATGGTTCTCAAGGACGTGGCGGAAGACATCGGGATGCACGAATCCACGATCAGCCGCGTGACGACGCACAAGTTTATGCACACCCCCCAGGGGCTCTTCCAGATGAAGTATTTCTTTACCACAGGATTTTCCGACGGCACCGGCACCGATATCTCGTCCCTGACCGTCAAGGACACGATCCAAAAGTTGATCAAAGAGGAAGACCTTGGAACTCCGCTCAAGGATCAGCAGATCGTCGATCTTCTGAAAGAGCGGGGAGTCGAGATCGCGAGAAGGACCGTGGCGAAATATCGAGAGGAACTGCGGATACCGCCGACCAGCGTGCGGAAGAGGACGGGATGA
- the lptB gene encoding LPS export ABC transporter ATP-binding protein, producing MQALEAVKLEKGYRGRNVVRGISLQVNHGEVVGLLGPNGAGKTTMFYMVVGLVRPDQGRVLLDGADITTMPMYQRAKHGIGYLPQEPSVFRKLTVAENLMAILETMDLSGIERRERRDQLLAELGIAHLAGSKAYTLSGGERRRVEIARALTLSPKFILLDEPFAGIDPLAVQDIQGIISLLKTKGIGVLITDHNVRETLAITDRAYIISEGAIIMAGSAAEIMASPQVRQLYLGEDFRL from the coding sequence ATGCAGGCGCTTGAGGCGGTAAAACTGGAAAAGGGCTACCGCGGCAGAAATGTCGTCCGGGGGATTAGCTTGCAGGTGAACCATGGAGAGGTCGTCGGGCTCCTTGGACCGAATGGAGCGGGCAAGACCACGATGTTCTACATGGTCGTCGGGCTTGTCCGGCCGGACCAGGGCAGGGTGCTTCTGGACGGCGCGGATATCACGACCATGCCGATGTATCAGCGGGCGAAGCACGGCATCGGCTATCTGCCCCAGGAACCGTCCGTCTTCAGGAAACTGACCGTTGCTGAGAACCTGATGGCCATTCTCGAAACCATGGATCTTTCAGGCATTGAACGCAGGGAGCGGCGGGACCAGCTTCTGGCCGAACTGGGGATCGCACATCTGGCAGGGAGCAAGGCCTATACGCTTTCGGGAGGTGAGCGGCGGAGGGTTGAGATCGCCCGCGCCCTTACGCTGTCACCGAAGTTTATCCTCCTGGATGAGCCCTTTGCGGGAATCGACCCTCTCGCGGTCCAGGATATCCAGGGGATCATTTCCCTCCTGAAGACGAAGGGGATCGGGGTGCTGATCACCGATCACAATGTTCGAGAAACACTCGCTATCACCGACCGGGCATATATCATCAGCGAAGGGGCGATCATCATGGCAGGAAGCGCGGCTGAGATCATGGCAAGCCCGCAGGTAAGGCAGTTGTACCTGGGCGAGGATTTTCGGTTATAG
- the lptC gene encoding LPS export ABC transporter periplasmic protein LptC: MHMAASQAAILSSGIHTMIFGINLYKVVSAVIIIIAIVFGSYLLLRGTDITMPSLFHPAPGARLIMSMDGFRFTQSENGKVSWRMDAGNADLYDNKEAQLQDIKIVFTSPQDKEATILGEKGTMDTSSGNASLRRVTREVRVITSDGYLLTTDSLFWKAGERVVWTADPFKLLGSEIYLEGTGISANVDMRAIMVKNDVKAVLQE; encoded by the coding sequence ATGCATATGGCGGCCTCGCAGGCCGCCATACTCTCTTCAGGTATTCATACCATGATATTCGGCATTAATTTGTATAAGGTGGTTTCGGCAGTCATCATCATTATTGCAATTGTCTTCGGCAGTTACCTTCTTCTGCGAGGAACGGATATCACCATGCCTTCCCTCTTTCATCCTGCCCCCGGAGCGCGGCTGATCATGAGCATGGACGGGTTCCGATTCACCCAGTCCGAGAACGGAAAGGTCTCGTGGCGCATGGATGCCGGGAATGCGGACCTGTACGATAACAAGGAAGCTCAATTACAGGATATAAAAATAGTGTTTACGAGCCCCCAGGACAAGGAAGCAACGATCCTTGGTGAAAAAGGGACCATGGATACCTCCAGCGGAAACGCTTCACTCCGCCGGGTGACACGGGAGGTCAGGGTCATTACGAGCGACGGCTATCTGCTGACGACCGACTCGCTCTTCTGGAAGGCCGGGGAACGGGTTGTCTGGACCGCTGACCCGTTCAAGCTGCTCGGAAGCGAGATCTACCTCGAAGGGACGGGTATATCGGCGAATGTGGACATGCGTGCGATCATGGTCAAGAACGATGTCAAAGCAGTGCTTCAGGAATAG
- a CDS encoding PAS domain S-box protein, whose translation MPKGGFEHSKGVLIFILSLILIAAVLIGATAGYFVSLDDRYAALLISALVLLVPLASFVLYRKTIFPYYRRLEDANLELHLKQEELLDIKDDLFIKFLGVYDVNYAANSPRLFSDRLKDVADTTARVMEADACFIYLYDKKRDDLVLAASNGVQESAVGNVRIPLGEGIEGWVGRRLEPVTLKEYRADTRFREITGLVLSGYQSLYCLPLYVYSNGALVGIMELFYAKAKTFTDEEINFFTTLSGILSTTIQNEQMQVELRKMNSELEQWVAEKTEELRASEERYRTLVENASESIFVLAENGDIVFANEQGARLTGVAKYDLLHKNLFELFVDAARPREVLAELSEGRPSVRSGKLRRVDGTVLSVEVSAVALSLMGKQFVQSVVRDISSQMRLEQLLLEKERELSILKAKQDPPQ comes from the coding sequence ATGCCGAAGGGCGGTTTTGAACACAGCAAGGGGGTCCTGATTTTCATACTGTCGCTTATTCTGATCGCCGCGGTTCTTATCGGCGCGACGGCGGGGTACTTCGTCTCGCTTGATGACCGGTACGCTGCGCTCCTCATTTCAGCACTGGTCCTCCTTGTCCCCCTGGCGTCGTTTGTGCTGTACCGGAAAACCATTTTCCCGTATTATCGCCGTCTGGAGGACGCCAATCTTGAACTGCACCTGAAACAGGAGGAGCTTCTCGATATCAAGGACGACCTGTTTATCAAGTTCCTCGGCGTGTACGATGTGAATTATGCGGCGAATTCGCCCCGGCTGTTCTCGGACCGGCTGAAGGATGTTGCCGATACGACCGCCAGGGTCATGGAGGCCGATGCCTGTTTTATTTACCTCTACGATAAGAAAAGGGACGATCTGGTGCTGGCGGCGTCCAACGGCGTGCAGGAATCCGCGGTCGGCAACGTCCGCATTCCGCTTGGCGAGGGGATCGAAGGATGGGTCGGAAGGAGGCTTGAACCGGTCACGCTCAAAGAGTATCGTGCTGATACGAGATTCCGTGAGATAACCGGTCTGGTGCTTTCCGGCTACCAGTCGCTCTATTGCCTGCCGCTCTATGTGTATTCCAACGGCGCTCTTGTCGGGATCATGGAATTGTTCTATGCCAAAGCGAAGACCTTTACCGACGAAGAGATCAATTTTTTTACTACGCTCTCCGGTATTCTTTCCACGACGATCCAGAACGAACAGATGCAGGTAGAACTGCGCAAAATGAACTCCGAACTGGAGCAGTGGGTCGCTGAAAAGACCGAGGAGCTCCGGGCATCGGAAGAACGGTATCGGACGCTTGTTGAAAACGCCAGCGAGTCCATTTTCGTCCTTGCTGAGAACGGAGACATTGTATTTGCGAACGAACAGGGCGCCCGCCTTACCGGGGTTGCGAAGTATGATCTTCTGCACAAGAACCTGTTCGAGCTCTTTGTCGACGCCGCCCGTCCGAGGGAAGTTCTCGCGGAGCTCAGTGAAGGACGCCCATCGGTCAGATCCGGAAAGCTCAGACGGGTCGATGGCACCGTACTTTCTGTTGAGGTGAGCGCCGTAGCGCTGTCACTCATGGGAAAACAGTTCGTCCAGTCCGTGGTTCGCGACATATCATCCCAAATGCGTCTCGAGCAGCTCCTGCTGGAGAAGGAACGGGAATTGTCCATCCTGAAAGCGAAGCAGGACCCTCCACAATAG
- a CDS encoding energy-coupling factor ABC transporter ATP-binding protein — translation MESIVSVSCLKHVYPDTTEIHICGLDFVVNRGERVVVLGGNGSGKTTLLYHILGLLAPDEGKVSVFGINPSKQYNSIRERIGVLLQNVDDQILSPTVWEDISFSPRNYGYGKEESGHMVEQIMDELGIRHLRDKICHYLSGGEKRKVALAGALVMRPELLILDEPFEGLDSRSRTELVALLNKRNGEGMTIVMSTHDLNLVSGFADRVYVLAKGHGVITAGAPADIFLQVEALKASNIDPPLLTELFVKLREQGVLVDVPVHVDQAVSDLVRLVKNR, via the coding sequence ATGGAATCCATCGTCAGTGTAAGCTGTCTGAAGCATGTGTACCCCGACACCACCGAGATACATATCTGCGGTCTTGATTTTGTCGTAAATCGCGGTGAACGGGTGGTGGTGCTCGGCGGGAACGGCTCGGGCAAAACCACGCTTCTCTACCATATTCTGGGACTGCTTGCGCCGGACGAAGGCAAGGTCTCCGTGTTCGGCATTAATCCCTCGAAGCAGTACAATTCTATTCGGGAACGCATCGGGGTTCTGCTTCAGAATGTGGACGACCAGATCCTCTCTCCCACGGTCTGGGAGGACATCTCTTTTTCCCCCCGGAATTACGGATACGGGAAAGAGGAGAGCGGCCATATGGTCGAGCAGATCATGGATGAACTCGGGATCCGGCACCTGCGCGACAAGATATGCCACTACCTTTCCGGCGGAGAGAAGCGGAAGGTGGCGCTCGCGGGAGCGCTCGTCATGCGGCCGGAACTTTTGATCCTGGATGAGCCGTTCGAGGGGCTGGATTCCCGATCACGGACAGAACTGGTGGCGTTGTTGAACAAGCGGAATGGCGAGGGCATGACGATCGTTATGTCCACGCATGACCTCAACCTGGTCTCAGGGTTCGCCGACCGGGTATATGTGCTCGCCAAGGGGCACGGCGTGATCACTGCCGGGGCGCCGGCGGATATATTTCTGCAGGTCGAAGCGTTGAAGGCGTCCAACATCGACCCGCCTCTTCTCACGGAGCTTTTTGTCAAACTTCGGGAACAGGGCGTGCTTGTTGACGTGCCGGTCCATGTTGACCAGGCGGTGAGCGACCTGGTTCGTCTCGTAAAAAACCGATAA
- a CDS encoding energy-coupling factor transporter transmembrane protein EcfT, whose protein sequence is MIDVARIDLWAARGSGPFHRASTPAKILFLLFVVSSAVISRNPYSLLTGYGVLLAVAAASGLPWFRVMGLSWYAALFAILYAVSLRGGWWLAALFIVKAITPSFAVLMLIVSTPYPRIFSLFSALLPEVLAAGLFMTYRTLFILLDMMNSFGAAIRLRGGFSPGSLYKNSSNISKGIGMLLVRAVERASSLYAVMVVRGYSGSMAEKGSVRFKGEDWLPLGAGTAVLMLVIVWK, encoded by the coding sequence GTGATAGATGTCGCCAGGATCGATCTTTGGGCCGCACGCGGATCCGGACCCTTCCACAGGGCCTCGACCCCGGCGAAAATCCTTTTTCTGCTGTTCGTGGTGTCTTCCGCGGTCATCTCCCGAAACCCCTATTCGCTCCTGACAGGATACGGGGTCCTGCTTGCCGTGGCAGCGGCGTCAGGGCTTCCCTGGTTCCGGGTGATGGGATTGTCATGGTATGCCGCCCTGTTCGCGATATTGTATGCGGTCAGTCTGCGGGGCGGATGGTGGCTTGCCGCGCTCTTTATCGTCAAGGCAATAACTCCTTCATTCGCCGTGCTCATGCTCATTGTGAGCACTCCCTACCCGAGGATCTTTTCCCTGTTCAGCGCCCTGCTTCCCGAGGTCCTGGCAGCGGGACTGTTCATGACCTATCGGACGCTCTTCATTCTCCTCGATATGATGAACAGTTTTGGCGCGGCCATACGGCTGCGCGGAGGTTTTTCTCCCGGTAGTTTATATAAGAACAGTTCCAATATTTCAAAAGGCATCGGGATGCTGCTGGTGAGGGCGGTCGAGCGCGCCTCGAGCCTTTATGCGGTCATGGTGGTCCGGGGATACAGCGGCAGCATGGCGGAGAAGGGTTCTGTACGCTTCAAGGGGGAAGATTGGCTTCCCCTCGGGGCCGGGACCGCAGTGCTCATGCTGGTGATTGTGTGGAAGTAA
- a CDS encoding energy-coupling factor ABC transporter permease, whose product MTHLHIPDGILPVGLWVLGLIVMVFALGFSLFRLRGMDRIKKIPLLGAVSAVMLVAMSLEILPLAYHINLSVVAGILLGPALGFLAAFITNLMLALMGHGGITVIGLNTLLLGSEAVLGHTLFYLLKDRLPVFWSAAVATVLTLFMTTLALISIVAVSHASPELMSHGDEHGLLQHGQMSVRMFAIMVVSLGSIGWTIEAAITGAVVRFISQVKPDLLDHALHRERAGR is encoded by the coding sequence ATGACTCACTTGCATATTCCGGACGGCATCCTGCCCGTAGGCCTTTGGGTCCTTGGTTTGATCGTCATGGTATTTGCCCTGGGGTTCAGCCTGTTCAGGCTGAGGGGGATGGACAGGATCAAAAAGATCCCTCTCCTTGGAGCGGTGAGCGCCGTGATGCTTGTGGCCATGAGTCTCGAGATCCTTCCTTTGGCCTATCATATCAACCTCTCGGTCGTTGCAGGCATTCTCCTTGGTCCGGCCCTCGGATTTCTGGCGGCGTTCATCACGAACCTCATGCTTGCCCTCATGGGGCACGGAGGGATTACGGTGATCGGGCTCAATACCCTGCTCCTTGGTTCCGAGGCGGTCCTGGGCCACACCCTGTTTTATCTGTTGAAGGACCGGCTTCCCGTGTTCTGGAGCGCCGCAGTTGCGACGGTCCTGACCCTCTTCATGACGACGCTGGCATTGATAAGCATTGTAGCTGTTTCCCATGCCAGCCCGGAACTCATGAGCCATGGCGATGAACATGGATTGCTCCAGCATGGACAGATGTCGGTGCGGATGTTTGCGATCATGGTAGTATCGCTGGGGAGCATCGGCTGGACCATAGAAGCGGCGATTACCGGTGCCGTAGTAAGGTTCATCTCTCAGGTCAAGCCGGATCTGCTTGACCATGCGCTGCATCGTGAAAGGGCTGGCCGATAA
- a CDS encoding phage holin family protein codes for MFGFLLRWSINLLALVVAGSIINGIRIESLGMGIIAAIILGVVNAVIRPVVLLLTLPINLLTLGLFTLVVNAAMLMLVSALVSGFVIESFRAAFFGALVISLISWVVNIFISSSGTFMFIKRERRGDR; via the coding sequence ATGTTCGGTTTTCTTCTGCGCTGGTCCATCAATCTGCTCGCGCTTGTGGTTGCCGGATCAATAATCAATGGCATCAGAATCGAAAGCCTGGGAATGGGCATCATCGCCGCAATTATCCTTGGCGTGGTGAATGCGGTGATCAGACCGGTGGTGCTTCTCCTGACGCTCCCGATCAATCTCCTGACGCTTGGACTGTTCACCCTGGTGGTCAATGCCGCCATGCTTATGCTTGTTTCAGCGCTCGTGTCCGGTTTCGTGATCGAGTCTTTTCGGGCCGCGTTTTTCGGGGCGCTGGTCATCAGCCTTATCAGTTGGGTAGTAAATATCTTCATAAGCAGCAGCGGAACGTTTATGTTTATCAAGAGGGAGCGCAGGGGGGACAGGTGA
- a CDS encoding pyridoxal phosphate-dependent aminotransferase → MRIAKRAQAIKPSPTLATAAKAKAMKAQGIDVVDFGVGEPDFDTPENVKQAGIKAIQSGFTKYTPAGGTDELKEAVIEKFKRDNNLSYEKSQVLISCGAKHSLYNIAEALFDPGDEIIIPSPYWVSYPDQVLLNDATPVIVETTEAEGFKLSAQKLEKAITKKTKALVLNSPSNPTGLAYDRKTLEEIAAVAVKHGIYVISDEIYEKLLYDGFTHFSIASFSQEIKDLTIVVNGVSKSHSMTGWRIGFAAGPKEIITAMANIQSQSTSNPCSISQKAAVEALRGPQDFIKTMNIEFDKRRKYMVERLNGIPGISCLMPVGAFYAFPNVARLYGKSVAGKPIKNSSDLATYLLEDAKVALVSGDAFGADPYIRLSYATSMETIQKGLERIEKAIAVLRP, encoded by the coding sequence ATGAGAATTGCAAAAAGAGCACAGGCCATAAAACCCTCTCCCACGCTCGCTACAGCGGCAAAAGCCAAAGCCATGAAGGCGCAGGGGATCGATGTGGTGGATTTTGGAGTGGGAGAACCTGATTTTGACACGCCGGAGAACGTGAAGCAGGCGGGCATCAAGGCGATCCAGTCGGGGTTCACCAAGTATACCCCTGCCGGCGGCACGGACGAGTTGAAAGAAGCGGTCATTGAGAAATTCAAGCGGGACAATAATCTCTCGTATGAAAAATCCCAGGTCCTCATTTCCTGCGGGGCAAAACACAGCCTCTATAATATAGCCGAAGCATTGTTCGATCCGGGAGACGAGATCATCATCCCCTCGCCCTACTGGGTGTCCTATCCCGACCAGGTGCTCTTGAACGATGCGACACCCGTCATCGTCGAGACCACGGAGGCGGAAGGCTTCAAGCTTTCGGCACAGAAGCTCGAAAAGGCCATCACCAAAAAAACCAAGGCCCTGGTGCTGAACAGCCCCTCCAATCCTACCGGCCTCGCGTACGACAGAAAAACGCTCGAAGAGATCGCGGCAGTTGCCGTGAAGCACGGGATATATGTGATCTCCGACGAGATCTATGAAAAGCTGCTCTATGACGGGTTCACGCATTTCAGCATCGCCTCGTTCAGTCAGGAGATCAAGGACCTGACCATCGTGGTGAACGGCGTGTCCAAGTCACACTCCATGACCGGCTGGCGCATCGGCTTTGCCGCCGGTCCCAAAGAGATCATCACCGCCATGGCCAATATCCAGAGCCAGAGCACCTCGAATCCGTGCTCCATTTCCCAGAAAGCGGCTGTCGAAGCGCTCCGCGGGCCCCAGGATTTCATCAAGACCATGAACATCGAATTCGACAAAAGAAGAAAATACATGGTGGAGCGTCTGAACGGAATCCCGGGGATTTCCTGTTTGATGCCCGTTGGTGCGTTCTACGCCTTTCCGAACGTTGCACGGCTCTACGGAAAATCAGTAGCGGGAAAACCGATAAAAAACTCATCGGATCTCGCGACCTATCTGCTTGAAGACGCAAAGGTGGCGCTCGTTTCAGGAGACGCCTTCGGCGCGGACCCGTATATCAGGCTTTCCTACGCCACCTCCATGGAAACCATTCAAAAGGGACTCGAGAGGATTGAGAAAGCGATTGCCGTGCTTCGCCCATGA